One window of the Anaeromyxobacter dehalogenans 2CP-C genome contains the following:
- a CDS encoding aspartate kinase, with product MISVEKIGGTSMSRFDEVLRNIMLRDPSRVYGRVYVVSAYAGVTNQLLEHKKTGEPGVYARFANGGDFTTAIEALTGKLKAINAGLAPLGLDLARADGFIEKRMKELRALLDSMRHVLASGYVRRDSVLLAAREMLAAVGEAHSAFNSVELLRAKGVEASLMDLSGFDDDDPLTIDERIHKCFTGVDVTRQVVVVTGYTKGVEGIMREFDRGYSEVTFSKVAVELRADEAVIHKEYHLSSADPELVGAQNTVVVGMTNYDVADQLADVGMEAIHPKAAKPMELAGIAIRLKNTFEPEHPGTLITKDYVGSQARIEVIAGSPKVSAVEIHDPSMVGTVGFDLGVMEIFQRHGISYILKATNANSITHVVWEKSVSSAFVEELENQYQKVTVVPSAIVCVIGSNIAFPGVLARATQALADNGINVNAFSQSLRQTNMQFVIDRKDYKQAVIALNRALCLNPPTQAVA from the coding sequence ATGATCAGCGTCGAGAAGATCGGCGGCACCTCGATGTCCCGCTTCGACGAGGTGCTGCGCAACATCATGCTGCGCGACCCGAGCCGCGTGTACGGCCGCGTCTACGTCGTCTCCGCCTACGCCGGCGTCACCAACCAGCTCCTCGAGCACAAGAAGACCGGCGAGCCCGGCGTCTACGCGCGCTTCGCGAACGGCGGCGACTTCACCACCGCCATCGAGGCGCTCACCGGCAAGCTGAAGGCCATCAACGCCGGCCTGGCGCCGCTCGGGCTCGACCTGGCCCGCGCCGACGGGTTCATCGAGAAGCGCATGAAGGAGCTGCGCGCGCTGCTCGACTCGATGCGCCACGTCCTCGCGAGCGGCTACGTGCGCCGCGACAGCGTGCTGCTCGCCGCGCGCGAGATGCTCGCGGCGGTGGGCGAGGCGCACAGCGCGTTCAACAGCGTGGAGCTCCTCCGGGCCAAGGGCGTCGAGGCCTCGCTGATGGACCTCTCCGGCTTCGACGACGACGACCCGCTCACCATCGACGAGCGCATCCACAAGTGCTTCACCGGCGTGGACGTCACGCGCCAGGTGGTGGTGGTCACCGGGTACACGAAGGGCGTCGAGGGCATCATGCGGGAGTTCGACCGCGGGTACTCCGAGGTCACCTTCAGCAAGGTCGCGGTCGAGCTGCGGGCCGACGAGGCCGTCATCCACAAGGAGTACCACCTGTCCTCGGCCGATCCGGAGCTGGTCGGCGCGCAGAACACGGTGGTGGTCGGGATGACGAACTACGACGTCGCCGACCAGCTCGCCGACGTCGGGATGGAGGCGATCCACCCGAAGGCCGCGAAGCCCATGGAGCTCGCCGGCATCGCCATCCGCCTGAAGAACACGTTCGAGCCGGAGCACCCCGGCACGCTCATCACCAAGGACTACGTGGGCAGCCAGGCGCGCATCGAGGTGATCGCCGGCTCGCCGAAGGTGAGCGCGGTGGAGATCCACGATCCGTCGATGGTCGGGACGGTGGGCTTCGACCTCGGGGTGATGGAGATCTTCCAGCGCCACGGGATCTCGTACATCCTGAAGGCCACCAACGCGAACTCGATCACGCACGTGGTCTGGGAGAAGTCGGTCTCCTCGGCGTTCGTGGAGGAGCTCGAGAACCAGTACCAGAAGGTGACGGTGGTCCCGTCCGCCATCGTCTGCGTCATCGGGAGCAACATCGCGTTCCCCGGCGTGCTGGCCCGCGCCACCCAGGCGCTCGCGGACAACGGCATCAACGTGAACGCGTTCTCGCAGTCGCTCCGGCAGACGAACATGCAGTTCGTGATCGACCGCAAGGACTACAAGCAGGCGGTGATCGCGCTCAACCGGGCGCTCTGCCTGAACCCGCCCACGCAGGCGGTGGCGTAG
- a CDS encoding serine/threonine-protein kinase, protein MPEEKATLPLPGATPPVGGRAPAPETLTAGAFAGDWQLIRSLAAGGHGVVYLAAHRATGRRAAVKVLSHVYAASPEMASRFVREARILSRLSHPNVVEILELGALADGRPFVAMELLEGRSLLELVFARGRLSLPEAVELLAPVCAALDAAHQAGVVHRDVKASNVFVETGDPPRVKLLDFGVAHAAGPDDPSITVTGERLGSAHAMAPELIRGEAVDARADVYALGVLLYQLLTGELPFWSEDQFELERLHLSAPPPRPGRLAPVPTAVDAVVERALAKRPDERFGSAPAFLEALRSAAGLAGQAEEHAARAAVLHVSLAPARGLEPGDVLALLELEDAAAGRLATAGWEIDVRAGGTLLATRVLPASPEAARAARADAAELGAGLSESLARAAGARCRVEVCLHAGEIRLGPGERRAGGAVYRIAEWVRDAPGGFAATAQALEGLSAGR, encoded by the coding sequence ATGCCCGAAGAAAAGGCCACCCTTCCCCTGCCCGGTGCCACGCCCCCTGTTGGAGGCCGCGCCCCGGCGCCGGAGACGCTCACGGCGGGCGCCTTCGCCGGCGACTGGCAGCTGATCCGCTCGCTCGCGGCCGGCGGGCACGGGGTCGTCTACCTCGCCGCGCACCGCGCCACCGGACGCCGCGCGGCGGTGAAGGTCCTGTCGCACGTCTACGCGGCGTCCCCGGAGATGGCGAGCCGGTTCGTGCGCGAGGCGCGCATCCTCTCCCGCCTCAGCCACCCGAACGTCGTCGAGATCCTGGAGCTGGGGGCGCTCGCCGACGGCCGGCCGTTCGTGGCCATGGAGCTGCTGGAGGGGCGGAGCCTGCTCGAGCTGGTGTTCGCGCGCGGGCGCCTCTCGCTGCCCGAGGCGGTCGAGCTGCTCGCGCCGGTGTGCGCCGCGCTCGACGCCGCGCACCAGGCGGGCGTGGTGCACCGCGACGTGAAGGCGTCGAACGTGTTCGTGGAGACCGGCGACCCGCCTCGCGTGAAGCTGCTCGACTTCGGCGTGGCGCACGCCGCCGGCCCGGACGACCCGAGCATCACCGTCACCGGTGAGCGGCTCGGGTCGGCGCACGCCATGGCGCCGGAGCTGATCCGCGGCGAGGCGGTGGACGCGCGGGCCGACGTCTACGCGCTGGGCGTGCTGCTCTACCAGCTCCTCACCGGCGAGCTGCCGTTCTGGTCGGAGGACCAGTTCGAGCTGGAGCGGCTCCACCTCAGCGCGCCGCCCCCCCGGCCCGGCCGGCTCGCGCCCGTGCCGACCGCGGTGGACGCGGTGGTGGAGCGCGCGCTGGCGAAGCGCCCGGACGAGCGCTTCGGCTCGGCGCCCGCGTTCCTGGAGGCGCTCCGGTCGGCGGCGGGCCTGGCCGGCCAGGCCGAGGAGCACGCGGCCCGCGCGGCCGTCCTGCACGTGTCGCTCGCGCCCGCGCGCGGGCTCGAGCCCGGCGACGTCCTGGCGCTGCTCGAGCTGGAGGACGCGGCCGCCGGGCGGCTGGCGACGGCAGGCTGGGAGATCGACGTGCGCGCCGGCGGGACGCTGCTCGCCACGCGCGTGCTGCCGGCGTCGCCCGAGGCGGCGCGCGCGGCGCGCGCCGACGCCGCCGAGCTCGGGGCCGGGCTGAGCGAGTCCCTGGCCCGCGCGGCGGGGGCGCGCTGCCGGGTCGAGGTGTGCCTGCACGCGGGCGAGATCCGGCTCGGGCCGGGCGAGCGGCGCGCGGGTGGCGCGGTGTACCGGATCGCGGAGTGGGTCCGGGACGCGCCCGGCGGCTTCGCCGCGACCGCGCAGGCGCTCGAGGGGCTCAGCGCCGGCCGCTGA
- a CDS encoding FHA domain-containing protein: MLATFDLAGTAPAPSLVCSFASHLDAFGRVLRLSDGLTIGRADQADLPVDDRGASRLHARIARRQDGAWTITDLGSTNGTFVNGVRVRSAVLRDGDEIRVGAVTAFRFSARGDLRRTALAA; the protein is encoded by the coding sequence ATGCTCGCCACCTTCGACCTGGCAGGAACCGCCCCCGCGCCGTCGCTGGTCTGCAGCTTCGCCAGCCACCTCGACGCGTTCGGCCGGGTGCTGCGGCTGTCCGACGGGCTGACCATCGGCCGCGCCGATCAGGCCGACCTGCCCGTGGACGACCGCGGCGCGTCGCGGCTGCACGCGCGCATCGCCCGCCGGCAGGACGGCGCCTGGACGATCACCGACCTCGGCTCGACCAACGGCACGTTCGTGAACGGCGTGCGCGTCCGGTCCGCCGTCCTCCGGGACGGCGACGAGATCCGCGTCGGCGCGGTGACCGCGTTCCGGTTCTCGGCGCGCGGCGACCTCCGCCGCACCGCGCTCGCCGCCTAG
- a CDS encoding serine/threonine-protein kinase PknK: MRSVNLPGHRPPALPPIPGFEIEGVIGRGGFGEILSARRTRDGTAAAVKISQGSTPRARDQLLREAAALREIGPELAPAVLASGMLDDGRAWVALERLTAPSLAERVRAEDAPLDLEALRDAVLALADALATLHGRGWRHLDLKPRHVFVEPGGARLVDFGLAHGPASVATEDAPAGASAGTAAYMAPEQVRGDAADARADVYAAGAILFELVTGAPPFEGSPGEQRQAHLARRPGRPSEHAGVPPALEEVILRCLAKLPEARYADGSALRVALREAFASVAEPRAAPDAPRAPALRPRTVGLLRVAYDTDVLHLQRAAQSVGGRLGALGTRAASVVFEPGARENAVRLALDGAHALLRDSVVRHAVVDLASVMVHDAAAGSRYLLAPADAAEGGPAQDAEVLLTPRAAAAVPSVRTVPARGGLLRIVAGDESQPRPHLVGRAPVLEHLVTTANGALLRNAPAIAAVTGEGGIGKTSVGAEVAARLRALPCAPEVLEIRARDGMVGQDDTLRALLAWALGLPPKPPAPADRGRAVLGALVPDAGREAWAPVALALGWVGPDEPALRQWRAAPGALRTAAMRATGEALRRRARARPLCVLLDDAHFADTAALDALEYAALAEADVPLFVCALGRPALATARPSLGDRAARAIHVALGPLGPDESADLCRRLLLPAENVPARAIARLVERARGVPVLLVELVRGLRAQGLVRQQAADGNWYVATDELDRVPDLPLVDWLAQQELALLPEALGAHARLVALLADEVTGAEVAGIVAELDREGGGPLVSLDPDVATRRLLELRVLTERADRVAFRHPLLRDAVAASASDPERRAVHRAAFRYYLLAADIPEGERLPRLAVHAEACGLRPEAASLWLRIAEALRGRHAYVEAETHYTRVLTLLAEDDERGRFSALRGRGLVRYRLGRYRDAISDLGAASAAARALHDRSGEIECLLDEATALDWMNDYGASSERLRAAEALAGTSPSPLLAARLMVARGRAMLRAGRWQEGAAAVEAAAVLAEPLGDEGYETLVVALVLGGAALPVLGRIAEAERALGRALAIASARGDALHLASALNNRRSLWIARGELGHALEDQAAFVRIGRDLGMVGIEYIGQFNAAELHYWSGAPEAALPHVHRAVEIERRHLEVATRPLARLLMVRLHAWVGDADAARSWLEEVRQAERSRTAARLAPSDAVLEAAVELALDAAGPAEWDRLCERSRAESVEQEPIEVQELRALAALRAGRHGEARSAIREALDLAERIPNVMQRRLRLSVARVEGEPGTSPVAR; encoded by the coding sequence ATGCGTTCCGTGAACCTCCCCGGACACCGCCCGCCGGCCCTTCCGCCGATCCCGGGGTTCGAGATCGAGGGCGTGATCGGGCGGGGCGGGTTCGGCGAGATCCTGTCGGCGCGGCGCACGCGCGACGGGACCGCCGCCGCCGTGAAGATCTCCCAGGGGTCCACGCCGCGCGCGCGCGATCAGCTCCTCCGCGAGGCCGCCGCGCTGCGCGAGATCGGCCCCGAGCTCGCGCCGGCGGTGCTCGCGAGCGGCATGCTCGACGACGGCCGCGCCTGGGTCGCGCTCGAGCGGCTCACCGCGCCGTCGCTCGCCGAGCGCGTCCGCGCGGAGGACGCGCCCCTCGATCTGGAGGCCCTGCGCGACGCGGTGCTCGCGCTCGCGGACGCGCTCGCGACCCTGCACGGCCGCGGCTGGCGCCACCTCGATCTCAAGCCGCGCCACGTCTTCGTCGAGCCCGGCGGCGCCCGGCTGGTCGATTTCGGGCTGGCGCACGGGCCGGCGTCCGTCGCGACGGAGGACGCACCGGCCGGCGCGTCGGCCGGGACGGCTGCGTACATGGCCCCGGAGCAGGTCCGCGGCGACGCCGCGGACGCCCGCGCCGACGTCTACGCGGCGGGCGCGATCCTGTTCGAGCTCGTGACCGGGGCGCCGCCGTTCGAGGGCTCGCCGGGCGAGCAGCGCCAGGCACACCTGGCGCGCCGGCCCGGGCGCCCGTCCGAGCACGCCGGCGTGCCGCCCGCGCTCGAGGAGGTCATCCTCCGCTGCCTGGCGAAGCTCCCGGAGGCGCGCTACGCCGACGGCAGCGCGCTGCGGGTCGCGCTCCGGGAGGCGTTCGCCTCGGTGGCCGAGCCGCGCGCCGCCCCCGACGCGCCGCGCGCGCCCGCGCTGCGCCCCCGGACGGTCGGCCTCCTGCGCGTCGCCTACGACACGGACGTGCTGCACCTGCAGCGCGCGGCGCAGTCGGTGGGCGGGCGGCTCGGCGCGCTCGGGACCCGCGCCGCGTCGGTCGTGTTCGAGCCGGGCGCCCGCGAGAACGCGGTTCGCCTGGCGCTCGACGGCGCGCACGCGCTCCTCCGCGACTCCGTCGTGCGCCACGCGGTGGTGGATCTCGCCAGCGTGATGGTCCACGACGCCGCGGCCGGCTCCCGGTACCTGCTCGCGCCGGCCGACGCCGCGGAGGGCGGCCCGGCGCAGGACGCCGAGGTCCTCCTCACCCCTCGCGCCGCGGCGGCCGTGCCGAGCGTGCGCACGGTCCCGGCCCGGGGCGGGCTGCTGCGCATCGTCGCCGGCGATGAGTCCCAGCCCCGGCCCCACCTGGTGGGCCGGGCGCCGGTGCTGGAGCACCTGGTCACGACCGCGAACGGCGCGCTCCTCCGGAACGCCCCGGCCATCGCCGCGGTCACGGGCGAGGGGGGCATCGGCAAGACCTCGGTCGGCGCGGAGGTGGCCGCGCGCCTGCGGGCCCTGCCCTGCGCGCCGGAGGTGCTCGAGATCCGCGCCCGCGACGGCATGGTGGGCCAGGACGACACGCTCCGCGCCCTGCTGGCCTGGGCCCTGGGGCTGCCGCCGAAGCCTCCGGCGCCCGCCGACCGGGGCCGCGCCGTGCTGGGCGCGCTGGTCCCGGACGCCGGGCGCGAGGCGTGGGCCCCCGTCGCGCTCGCGCTGGGCTGGGTCGGGCCGGACGAGCCGGCGCTCCGGCAGTGGCGCGCGGCGCCGGGCGCGCTCCGGACCGCCGCGATGCGCGCCACCGGCGAGGCGCTGCGCCGCCGCGCGCGGGCGCGCCCGCTGTGCGTCCTGCTCGACGACGCGCACTTCGCCGACACCGCCGCGCTGGACGCGCTCGAGTACGCGGCGCTCGCCGAGGCGGACGTCCCGCTGTTCGTGTGCGCGCTGGGCCGGCCCGCGCTCGCCACGGCGCGGCCCAGCCTCGGCGATCGCGCCGCGCGCGCGATCCACGTCGCCCTCGGCCCCCTCGGGCCCGACGAGTCGGCGGACCTGTGCCGGCGCCTCCTGCTCCCGGCGGAGAACGTGCCGGCGCGCGCCATCGCCCGGCTGGTCGAGCGCGCGCGCGGCGTGCCGGTGCTGCTCGTCGAGCTGGTGCGCGGGCTGCGCGCGCAGGGGCTGGTGCGGCAGCAGGCGGCGGACGGCAACTGGTACGTGGCCACCGACGAGCTGGACCGCGTCCCGGACCTGCCGCTGGTGGACTGGCTGGCCCAGCAGGAGCTGGCGCTGCTCCCCGAGGCGCTGGGCGCGCACGCGCGCCTGGTGGCGCTGCTCGCCGACGAGGTCACCGGCGCGGAGGTCGCCGGGATCGTGGCGGAGCTCGACCGCGAGGGGGGCGGCCCGCTGGTGAGCCTGGATCCGGACGTCGCCACCCGGCGCCTGCTCGAGCTGCGCGTGCTCACCGAGCGGGCGGACCGCGTCGCGTTCCGTCACCCGCTGCTCCGCGACGCGGTGGCGGCGTCGGCGTCGGACCCGGAGCGGCGCGCCGTCCACCGCGCCGCGTTCCGGTACTACCTGCTGGCGGCCGACATCCCGGAGGGCGAGCGGCTGCCCCGGCTCGCGGTGCACGCCGAGGCCTGCGGGCTGAGGCCGGAGGCCGCTTCGCTGTGGCTCCGCATCGCGGAGGCGCTGCGCGGGCGCCACGCGTACGTGGAGGCCGAGACGCACTACACCCGCGTGCTCACGCTCCTCGCCGAGGACGACGAGCGGGGCCGCTTCTCCGCGCTGCGGGGGCGCGGGCTGGTCCGGTACCGGCTCGGCCGGTACCGCGACGCCATCTCCGACCTGGGCGCCGCCTCGGCCGCCGCGCGCGCGCTCCACGACCGGAGCGGCGAGATCGAGTGCCTGCTCGACGAGGCGACCGCGCTCGACTGGATGAACGACTACGGCGCGTCCTCGGAGCGGCTGCGCGCCGCCGAGGCGCTGGCCGGGACGAGCCCGAGCCCGCTGCTGGCCGCCCGGCTCATGGTGGCGCGCGGCCGGGCCATGCTGCGGGCGGGCCGCTGGCAGGAGGGCGCCGCCGCGGTGGAGGCGGCGGCGGTCCTGGCCGAGCCGCTCGGCGACGAGGGCTACGAGACGCTGGTCGTGGCGCTCGTGCTCGGGGGCGCCGCCCTCCCGGTCCTCGGGCGCATCGCCGAGGCGGAGCGTGCGCTCGGGCGGGCCCTCGCCATCGCGAGCGCCCGCGGGGACGCGCTGCACCTCGCGTCCGCCCTCAACAACCGCCGCAGCCTCTGGATCGCGCGCGGAGAGCTCGGGCACGCGCTGGAGGACCAGGCCGCGTTCGTCCGGATCGGCCGCGACCTCGGGATGGTCGGGATCGAGTACATCGGCCAGTTCAACGCCGCCGAGCTCCACTACTGGTCCGGCGCCCCGGAGGCCGCCCTGCCCCACGTCCACCGCGCGGTCGAGATCGAGCGGCGGCACCTCGAGGTGGCCACCCGGCCGCTGGCGCGCCTGCTCATGGTGCGCCTGCACGCGTGGGTGGGCGACGCCGACGCCGCCCGGAGCTGGCTCGAGGAGGTGCGGCAGGCCGAGCGCTCGCGGACGGCGGCCCGGCTCGCCCCGTCGGACGCCGTGCTGGAGGCCGCGGTCGAGCTGGCGCTGGACGCGGCCGGGCCCGCCGAGTGGGACCGGCTCTGCGAGCGCTCCCGCGCGGAGTCGGTCGAGCAGGAGCCGATCGAGGTGCAGGAGCTGCGGGCGCTGGCGGCGCTCCGCGCCGGACGGCACGGCGAGGCGCGCAGCGCGATCCGGGAGGCGCTCGACCTCGCGGAGCGGATCCCCAACGTGATGCAGCGCCGGCTCCGGCTGTCCGTGGCCCGCGTCGAGGGCGAGCCGGGGACCTCACCCGTCGCCCGCTGA
- the hutH gene encoding histidine ammonia-lyase, with amino-acid sequence METLLLDGETLTLEQVRAVATGAARAALAPAARERVRRSRALVDARLEDGEAHYGINTGFGTLAEVRIPRADLERLQRNLVLSHAAGVGAPLPLAEARALVLLRANVLAKGVSGIRERTLELLLAMLERGVVPVVPERGSVGASGDLAPLAHLALVLIGDGEAFLAPPGAAAPPERLPGGEALRRAGLEPVVLQPKEGLALVNGTQAMAAVGTLALLRAERLAALADLAGAMTLEGLLGSHRPFAPEIQAARGQPGQIEAAAHLRALLAGSELNASHQGPGCHKVQDPYSLRCMPQVHGAARDGIGFCRGVLAREVNAATDNPLVFPDTGEIVSGGNFHGQPVALALDVLAVAASHLAAISERRVEQLVNPSLSGLPPFLAPQHGLNSGFMIAQVTSAALVSENKVLCHPASVDSIPSSAGREDHVSMGMTAALKARQVVENVRTCLAIELLVAAQALDLRAPLRPAQRVADAHARLRERVPHLSEDRALYRDIEAVSRLVDEGALEL; translated from the coding sequence ATGGAAACCCTCCTCCTCGACGGCGAGACCCTCACGCTGGAGCAGGTCCGCGCGGTCGCGACCGGGGCCGCCCGCGCCGCGCTCGCCCCCGCGGCCCGCGAGCGCGTGCGGCGATCGCGCGCGCTGGTGGACGCCCGGCTGGAGGACGGCGAGGCGCACTACGGCATCAACACCGGCTTCGGGACGCTCGCCGAGGTGCGCATCCCGCGCGCCGACCTCGAGCGGCTCCAGCGCAACCTGGTGCTCTCGCACGCGGCCGGCGTGGGCGCGCCGCTGCCGCTCGCCGAGGCGCGCGCGCTGGTGCTGCTGCGCGCGAACGTGCTCGCGAAGGGCGTCTCGGGCATCCGCGAGCGCACGCTGGAGCTGCTGCTCGCCATGCTGGAGCGCGGCGTGGTGCCGGTGGTGCCGGAGCGCGGGTCGGTGGGCGCCTCGGGCGACCTCGCGCCGCTCGCGCACCTGGCGCTGGTGCTGATCGGCGACGGCGAGGCGTTCCTCGCGCCGCCGGGCGCGGCGGCCCCGCCCGAGCGGCTCCCGGGCGGCGAGGCGCTGCGGCGCGCGGGGCTCGAGCCGGTGGTGCTGCAGCCGAAGGAGGGCCTCGCGCTCGTGAACGGGACACAGGCCATGGCCGCGGTCGGCACGCTGGCGCTGCTCCGCGCCGAGCGGCTGGCGGCGCTCGCGGACCTCGCCGGCGCCATGACGCTGGAGGGGCTGCTCGGCTCGCACCGGCCGTTCGCGCCGGAGATCCAGGCGGCGCGCGGCCAGCCCGGCCAGATCGAGGCGGCGGCGCACCTGCGCGCGCTGCTGGCCGGCTCCGAGCTGAACGCCTCGCACCAGGGCCCCGGCTGCCACAAGGTGCAGGACCCCTACTCGCTCCGCTGCATGCCCCAGGTGCACGGCGCCGCGCGCGACGGCATCGGCTTCTGCCGGGGCGTGCTGGCGCGCGAGGTGAACGCCGCCACCGACAACCCGCTGGTCTTCCCGGACACCGGCGAGATCGTGTCCGGCGGCAACTTCCACGGCCAGCCGGTGGCGCTCGCGCTGGACGTGCTCGCGGTGGCCGCCTCGCACCTCGCCGCCATCTCGGAGCGGCGCGTGGAGCAGCTCGTGAACCCGTCGCTCTCCGGGCTGCCGCCGTTCCTGGCGCCCCAGCACGGGCTCAACTCCGGGTTCATGATCGCGCAGGTGACGAGCGCGGCGCTCGTGTCGGAGAACAAGGTGCTCTGCCACCCGGCCTCGGTGGACTCGATCCCCTCCTCCGCCGGCCGCGAGGACCACGTCTCAATGGGCATGACGGCCGCGCTGAAGGCGCGCCAGGTGGTGGAGAACGTGCGGACCTGCCTCGCGATCGAGCTGCTGGTCGCGGCGCAGGCGCTGGATCTCCGCGCCCCGCTCCGCCCTGCGCAGCGCGTGGCCGACGCGCACGCCCGCCTCCGCGAGCGCGTCCCGCACCTGTCCGAGGACAGGGCGCTCTACCGCGACATCGAGGCGGTGTCGCGCCTGGTGGACGAGGGCGCGCTCGAGCTGTGA
- a CDS encoding OPT/YSL family transporter: MSLTPRAVLAGSVFGLLLAAGNVYMGLRTGFWEIGIVTATVLAAALYPALRLRVDPVEVTVIQSIATATGAGPAAAGLLGAVPALALLGAPAPAWAVIGFGIGAGALGVLLAHGLRRRLLEDENLPFPSGIAAAEVLRTAGSTGARPLGVAAAVAAAFTGLRDGPGWIPAAVLAGGRLGTLGLGMALSPMLVGAGALVGVANASALALGSAVAWFAITPALLRAGVLPELSYVTAASWLLWPGVGLVIGGAVVSLVADLRAFAAGMADVGALARGASRSVGTVALTAGAVILMIGAAHAGLGLDLRAAALIALPTVIGTVACARVAGRTDVSPIGDVGQVLQGSAGALGAGAVGATGAGALAASIASQTTISLWSLRAGARLGVSPALQLRAQVLGVVLGSAAAVPLYTAFVRAHGLGSAELPAPTALRWQALAEAVGEGGHLPHGALALLGASAILGMLLEVAGRRWPQGRLPSPGVVGLGFLVPAHYVGAMVVGALLGAWASRRGRGRYVEPVAAGAIVGESVVALTVAALMSAAGPR; encoded by the coding sequence GTGAGCCTCACTCCCCGCGCCGTGCTGGCCGGCTCCGTGTTCGGCCTGCTCCTCGCGGCGGGCAACGTCTACATGGGGCTCCGGACGGGCTTCTGGGAGATCGGGATCGTGACCGCGACGGTGCTCGCCGCGGCGCTCTACCCGGCGCTGCGCCTCCGCGTGGATCCGGTGGAGGTCACCGTCATCCAGTCGATCGCCACGGCCACCGGGGCCGGCCCGGCGGCGGCGGGCCTGCTCGGCGCGGTCCCGGCCCTGGCGCTACTCGGCGCGCCGGCGCCGGCCTGGGCGGTGATCGGGTTCGGGATCGGGGCCGGGGCGCTGGGGGTGCTGCTGGCGCACGGGCTCCGCCGGCGGCTGCTCGAGGACGAGAACCTCCCGTTCCCGAGCGGGATCGCCGCCGCCGAGGTGCTGCGCACCGCCGGGAGCACCGGCGCGCGCCCGCTCGGCGTGGCGGCGGCCGTCGCGGCCGCGTTCACCGGGCTTCGCGACGGGCCGGGCTGGATCCCCGCCGCGGTCCTGGCCGGCGGCCGGCTCGGCACGCTCGGCCTCGGCATGGCGCTCTCCCCCATGCTGGTGGGCGCGGGGGCGCTCGTGGGGGTGGCCAACGCCAGCGCGCTCGCGCTCGGCTCGGCGGTCGCCTGGTTCGCCATCACGCCGGCGCTGCTGCGGGCCGGCGTCCTCCCCGAGCTCTCCTACGTGACCGCCGCGAGCTGGCTGCTCTGGCCCGGCGTCGGGCTGGTGATCGGCGGCGCCGTCGTGTCGCTCGTCGCCGACCTGCGCGCGTTCGCGGCCGGGATGGCGGACGTGGGGGCGCTCGCGCGCGGCGCGTCGCGCTCGGTCGGCACCGTCGCGCTCACCGCCGGCGCCGTGATCCTGATGATCGGCGCGGCCCACGCAGGGCTGGGGCTGGACCTCCGCGCGGCCGCGCTCATCGCGCTGCCCACGGTCATCGGCACGGTGGCGTGCGCCCGCGTCGCCGGCCGGACCGACGTCTCGCCCATCGGCGACGTCGGCCAGGTGCTGCAGGGCAGCGCCGGGGCGCTCGGGGCGGGCGCGGTGGGGGCGACCGGGGCCGGCGCGCTCGCGGCCTCCATCGCGAGCCAGACCACCATCTCGCTGTGGTCGCTGCGGGCGGGCGCGCGCCTCGGGGTGTCGCCGGCGCTCCAGCTCCGCGCCCAGGTGCTGGGGGTGGTGCTCGGGTCGGCCGCGGCGGTGCCGCTGTACACCGCCTTCGTGCGCGCGCACGGGCTCGGGTCCGCGGAGCTGCCGGCTCCCACCGCCCTGCGGTGGCAGGCGCTGGCGGAGGCGGTCGGGGAGGGCGGACACCTGCCGCACGGCGCGCTGGCGCTGCTCGGGGCGAGCGCGATCCTGGGCATGCTGCTCGAGGTCGCCGGGCGCCGCTGGCCGCAGGGAAGGCTGCCGAGCCCCGGCGTGGTCGGGCTCGGCTTCCTGGTCCCGGCGCACTACGTCGGCGCGATGGTCGTGGGCGCGCTCCTCGGCGCGTGGGCGTCGCGGCGGGGCCGCGGCCGGTACGTCGAGCCCGTCGCGGCCGGTGCCATCGTGGGCGAGTCGGTGGTCGCGCTGACCGTCGCCGCGCTGATGAGCGCCGCCGGGCCACGCTGA